One Brachyspira suanatina DNA segment encodes these proteins:
- a CDS encoding TonB-dependent receptor domain-containing protein: MTALLMILLYFFLSFPIYAEDEIPFDYEAIQEETNEIQASHKEKQFLLDRSIYIRKSQIKSSKSRNMAELIKEYCNIDIKNKTVYSQSTFILNGKVLNNDEKKIYLFLYNKDDIDSININYYASRGRIVYDILSKKYSKSEELLYTKLSRDVKIESDKTIKYVKTQTNESKSSGKMNLLEYNIKNQNNSSLNFNLDTSGEERGFSGKKSKTADFRSYVNGNVNFKVNPVKQISLTGKYFVNMQTDIAMLNKGYTNNIKNQNLYQGGNIGLSIKPHDIVTLEALYFISSKKDLLTNNNQYLTTQGSKTSIIFNIPIKDISSTIRIKGNYSYLVGKNLYNVSVNNNDLPGLPRHQFNTSLEYIYSRNKDFESSILFNVQYIGDQYNNTTKSEVDKAYTTFDIISSFVFNKDISLKFGVKNVLDVKYETIKGYPISSREYFVNVSAKLR, translated from the coding sequence GATGAAATTCCGTTTGACTATGAAGCTATACAAGAAGAAACAAATGAAATTCAAGCATCTCATAAAGAAAAACAATTTCTTTTAGACAGATCAATATATATAAGAAAAAGTCAAATAAAATCATCTAAGTCAAGAAATATGGCAGAGCTTATAAAAGAATATTGTAATATAGATATAAAAAATAAAACAGTATATTCACAGTCTACATTTATATTAAATGGTAAAGTACTTAATAATGATGAAAAAAAAATATATTTATTTTTATATAATAAAGATGATATAGATTCAATAAATATTAATTATTATGCATCAAGAGGGAGAATAGTATATGATATTTTAAGTAAGAAGTATTCTAAATCTGAAGAGCTTTTATATACAAAATTATCAAGAGATGTTAAGATTGAGTCGGATAAAACTATTAAATATGTGAAAACTCAAACCAATGAAAGTAAATCTTCTGGTAAAATGAATTTGCTTGAATATAATATAAAAAATCAGAATAATAGTTCATTAAATTTTAATTTGGATACTTCAGGTGAGGAAAGAGGATTCAGCGGTAAAAAAAGTAAAACAGCAGATTTCAGATCTTATGTAAATGGGAATGTTAATTTTAAAGTAAATCCAGTGAAACAAATAAGTTTGACTGGTAAATATTTTGTTAATATGCAGACAGATATTGCTATGCTCAACAAAGGTTATACAAATAATATAAAAAATCAAAATCTTTATCAAGGAGGAAATATAGGACTTTCTATAAAGCCTCATGATATAGTTACATTAGAGGCTTTGTATTTCATAAGTTCAAAAAAAGATTTACTTACAAATAATAATCAATATCTTACAACTCAAGGAAGTAAAACTAGTATAATATTTAATATACCAATAAAAGATATTAGTTCAACTATAAGAATAAAAGGTAATTATTCATATTTAGTTGGTAAGAATTTATATAATGTAAGTGTAAATAATAATGATTTGCCGGGACTTCCAAGGCATCAGTTTAATACATCTTTGGAATATATATATAGCCGAAATAAGGATTTTGAATCAAGCATACTTTTTAATGTACAATATATAGGAGATCAATATAATAATACAACAAAATCTGAAGTTGATAAGGCTTATACTACATTTGATATTATAAGTTCATTTGTATTTAACAAAGATATATCATTAAAATTTGGTGTAAAGAATGTATTAGATGTTAAGTATGAAACTATTAAAGGTTATCCTATATCAAGCAGAGAATATTTTGTAAATGTTTCTGCAAAATTACGATAA